The Micromonospora sp. WMMD961 genome has a segment encoding these proteins:
- a CDS encoding cupin domain-containing protein: protein MQIIEGAGRWTAPAGAANDWVEHLRVPDLSVGTYCIPAGGLDGQSPHTEDEIYVVTAGQARIVTPDGAAEVGPGSVIFVPAGEEHRFEEVTEDLALLVVFGPAYGSRASDR from the coding sequence ATGCAGATCATCGAGGGCGCGGGCCGGTGGACCGCACCCGCCGGGGCCGCCAACGACTGGGTCGAACACCTGAGGGTGCCGGACCTGTCGGTGGGAACGTACTGCATCCCGGCGGGCGGTCTCGACGGTCAGAGCCCGCACACCGAGGATGAGATCTACGTGGTCACCGCGGGGCAGGCCCGGATCGTGACCCCGGACGGCGCGGCCGAGGTGGGCCCGGGTTCGGTGATCTTCGTGCCGGCTGGCGAGGAGCACCGGTTCGAGGAGGTGACCGAGGACCTGGCGCTGCTGGTGGTGTTCGGCCCGGCCTACGGCTCGCGCGCTTCGGATCGGTGA